The Parambassis ranga chromosome 1, fParRan2.1, whole genome shotgun sequence genome includes a region encoding these proteins:
- the parn gene encoding poly(A)-specific ribonuclease PARN gives MEVTRKNYKECLHTVYSAIEEADFLAIDGEFSGISDGPNVSALTNGLDTPEERYTKLKKHSMDFLLFQFGLCTFKYDQTKSKYIIKPFNFYIFPKPFNRTSPDIKFICQSSSIDFLASQGFDFNKVFCDGIPYLNQEEEAQLREQTEERRNQHANGVGTPSYISPSSSKGPSHVPEEHKDFINKVVEKVESLFSNDEKTLDLEPCTGFQRKLIYQTLNWKFPKGLHVETMETEKKERYIQVSKVDDEERKRREQQKLEKEQEELNDAVGFSRVIHAMSKSGKLVVGHNMLLDVMHTIHQFYCPLPEDLQDFKEVTMCVFPRLLDTKLMASTQPFKEMITNTSLAELEKQLKESPFKSPQVETAEGFPSYDTAQEQLHEAGYDAYITGLCFISMANYLGSFLTPPKAYISARSKLIEPFFNKLFLMRIIDIPYLNITGPDLQPKRDHVLYVTFPKEWKTSDLYQLFSAFGNIQVSWIDDTSAFVSLSQTDQVQIAMNTSRYAESYRIQTYAEYIQGKQQEKEKLSQTAKTWGEDGWVKSHYTSTTTTAGFGYPRMRKRSISPVQGDQGTKGADGWNQYSYQDGTGNKKMKTDGEQTNAVESKTSEGWLKTTDASDSAGSSPVPDERSPEGSVPGNDAEGTVTWQQAPAAHGRKGQKNKKKKSEAAESTTSLFEVPEVW, from the exons ATGGAGGTAACACGCAAAA attataaagaatgtttacacacagtgtacagTGCGATAGAGGAGGCTGACTTCCTGGCCATCGATGGAGAGTTTTCAG gGATAAGCGACGGTCCTAATGTCAGTGCACTAACTAACGGGCTGGACACACCGGAGGAGCGGTACACAAAGCTTAAAAAG CATTCCATGGACTTTCTCTTGTTCCAGTTTGGATTATGTACCTTCAAGTACGACCAGACCAAGTCAAA GTACATCATAAAGCCCTTCAACTTCTATATATTCCCAAAACCGTTCAACAGGACATCCCCTGACATAAAGTTCATCTGTCAG AGTTCCAGTATTGACTTTCTGGCCAGTCAAGGGTTTGACTTCAACAAGGTGTTTTGTGATG GGATTCCATACTTAAATCAGGAGGAGGAAGCTCAGCTGAGGGAGCagactgaggagaggaggaatcAACATGCTAATGGTGTTGGAACACCATCATACATCTCTCCATCGTCCTCCAAAGGCCCTTCACATGTACCTGAGGAACATAAAGACTTTATCAACAAAGTAGT AGAGAAGGTTGAGTCTCTCTTCAGTAACGATGAGAAGACTTTGGACTTGGAGCCATGCACTGG GTTTCAGAGGAAGCTGATTTACCAGACATTGAACTGGAA GTTTCCCAAGGGTCTTCATGTGGAAACCATGGAAACAGAAAAG AAGGAGAGATACATCCAGGTCAGTAAAGTTGAtgatgaggagaggaagaggagggaacaGCAGAAACTGGAGAAGGAGCAG GAGGAGCTAAATGACGCTGTGGGCTTCTCCAGGGTCATCCATGCCATGTCTAAATCG GGTAAACTTGTTGTTGGCCACAACATGCTCTTGGATGTGATGCACACTATCCACCAGTTCTACTGCCCTCTGCCAGAG GATCTTCAAGACTTTAAAGAGGTGACGATGTGTGTCTTTCcaag GCTCCTAGATACAAAGTTGATGGCTTCCACTCAACCATTTAAG GAGATGATTACTAATACTTCTCTGGCAGAGctggagaaacagctgaaggagAGTCCCTTTAAGTCACCACAAGTCG AAACTGCTGAAGGGTTCCCCAGTTATGACACAGCACAGGAGCAGCTCCATGAGGCAGGCTATGATGCCTACATCACTGGCTTGTGTTTCATTTCTATGGCCAACTACCTGG GTTCTTTCTTGACTCCACCCAAAGCTTACATCTCAGCCCGTTCAAAACTGATTGAGCCATTCTTCAACAA GCTTTTCCTGATGAGGATTATAGACATACCCTACCTCAACATCACAGGACCAGACT TGCAGCCCAAAAGAGACCATGTCCTGTATGTCACCTTCCCCAAAGAATGGAAGACTAGTGACCTCTACCAGCTCTTCAGTGCCTTTG GAAACATCCAGGTTTCGTGGATAGACGACACATCCGCGTTTGTATCCTTAAGTCAAACAGACCAGGTACAAATAG CTATGAACACCAGCCGCTATGCAGAGAGCTACAGGATCCAGACATATGCAGAGTACATCCAGGGTaagcagcaggagaaggagaagcttAGCCAGACGGCCAAAACCTGGGGAGAAGATGGCTGGGTGAAGTCTCACTACACCTCCACCACGACTACTGCTGGGTTTGGATATCCCAG GATGAGAAAACGCAGCATCAGTCCCGtacaaggggaccagggaaCCAAAGGGGCAGACGGCTGGAATCAATACTCGTACCAAGATGGCACAGGCAACAAGAAGATGAAAACTGATG GTGAGCAGACAAACGCTGTTGAGAGCAAGACATCAGAGGGATGGTTAAAGACAAC GGATGCCTCAGATTCAGCTGGGTCAAGTCCAGTCCCTGATGAGAGAAGTCCTGAGGGCTCAGTTCCAGGCAATGATGCTGAGGGGACAGTCACATGGCAACAAGCTCCGGCAGCCCATGGGAGGAAAGGtcaaaagaacaagaaaaagaagTCTGAAG CGGCCGAGTCTACAACATCGCTGTTTGAAGTCCCGGAAGTCTGGTAG